DNA from Campylobacter concisus:
GCGAATCAACGCTTTTTTTAGTGATTTGATTTTCAAGGTGTCTTGGCTCTTCAGGAAGCTTGAAATTTCGCAGCTCGCAGCTCGTTTTTAGATCAGTTTTTATCATATTATATATGTAGCCAAGAAGGTGCTGGTGCTTGCTAAGCTCGCTTGAAAGGCTTTTGGCGGCTAGTTTTCGCACGCTTTGGTCGCTCTCATGAAGCTTGGCTAAAATCTCTTCTTCATTTAAAAGCTCGCCTTTAAATTTAAACCTCATCTTGCTCATGCTCTCATCAAAAAGCCTTGAAAAGCCCTCTGCTCCGGTGCTTGCCGTGCGAAGTAGTACTCTCTCTTCGGCAACGCTAAGTTGGTGCGGTTTTGCTTTGGCGAGATTGCTTAGATAATAGCCGTATTTTTTAGAGCTTTTTATGATCTCTTCTTGTTTTTTAGGGCTAAACTCATTAAATTTAATCTCAAAAAATATCAAATTTTCATTTGCTTTTGTCGCTATATCATCGATTTTCGCGTAAAATGCGCCCCTGCTTGTATCTTTGGCAAAATTTAAAAAAGCATAGGTCATTACTTTTGAAATTTTAGCTATCAAACTTTCATATTCGCCAAATGCCTTTAAAAACTGGTCTGTTTTTAAATTTTCATAATTTTCAAGGTATTTATCTTTAAATTTCTCGCACTCTTTTTGTAAATTTAGTGCGTTTTGCTCGCACTCTTTTTCGTTTGCAAAAAGTGCTTTTAGATCCCAAATTTGCATATTTATCCTTTAAATTTTTGGGACATTTTACAAAAAAATGGATAAAAGTAAAATTTCAGCCAAAATTTAGCTGAAATTTTATGAAGGTTAGTTTGAAGTCTCTGATGCCACGGCTGTAAAAAGCACGTCTGATGAGCTATTTAGCGCAGTTTCAACTGAGTCTTGGATGACGCCTATCGTAAAGCCAACTGTGACAAACTGCATAGCGATGTCATTGCCGATGCCAAAAAGTCCGCACGCTAATGGCACTAGAAGTAGTGAGCCGCCAGCCACGCCTGAAGCGCCGCATGCGCCAAGGGCTGAGATGAAGCATAGAAGAAGCGCATCGCCAAATGTAACTGTGATAGATGGGATAGAATTTACCGCAGTAAGCGCTAGGATGCTAATGGTAACTGCTGCACCACCCATGTTTATAGTAGCTCCAAGTGGGATAGAGATCGAGTAGAGCTCCTCTTTTAGGTTTAGTTTTTTGCAAAGTGCCATATTTACAGGGATGTTTGCAGCCGAGCTTCTTGTAAAAAACGCTGAGATCGCGCTCTCTTTTAGACAGATCATCACAAGTGGATAAGGATTTTTCCTAGTTAGTGCAAAAACCATCGCTGGATAGACGATAAATGCCACTACAAGCATCGCTCCAACAAGAACCAAGATCAGTTTGAGATATCCTGCAAGTGTCTCAAATCCAGTGTCATGAATGCTAATTGCAACCATACCAAATATGCCAAATGGAGCTAGTCTAATGATAAATTTAACGATATGAGTTACGCCGTCGCTTATATCTTTAAATACCTTTTTGGTCTCAGGTGTAGCATATCTCATAGCGATGCCGCCACCTATAGCCCAAGTGATAATGCCTATATAGTTGCCATTTGCTAGGGCGGTTATTGGGTTTTCAACCATTTTATAAATAAGATCTTTTAGCACGTTTGTGATGCCTTGTGGGGCAGACATATCAGCGCTTTGCAGACCTTTTAGCGGTATCTCGATAGGAAATAAAAAGCTTGCAATAACCGCTACAACAGCTGCTAAAAAAGTGCCAACGAGGTAGAGTGTGATGATCTTTTGCATGCCTTTTGTATGACCAAAATCTTTTAAAATGATAGAGGTTGCAACTAAAACAAATACAAGAATAGGTGCGATCGCTTTTAGAGCGCCTTTAAACAAATCTCCTAAAACTGAGGCTGAAGCAGCGATAGAATCAGCCGAACTAGCCTTTTCTTTGGCTTCATCAAGCTGTTTTGCTTCATCTTGGCTAAGACGAGTTTTTATAACTTCATCTACGCTTAAGCCACTCTCTTTTTGAATGGTTTGAATTTTGGCTGAGATTTGGTTGTAAGGGGCTGCCTGATAGTGTGTGTAAAAGCCAACTAGGGCACCTAGGATGATACCAACTAAAATTTGAACGATCAAATTTCCGTCGGCGTATCTTCTTGCAATGTTTTTAAACATATTCATTTGACACCTTAATAAATTAGTTTTTTGTTGATTCTAGCTAAATGATTTTTAAATATAAAGAAATTTAAAAAGATTAATTGGCTTTTTATATAGATTTGTTACAATTGCACGAAAATTTAACCAAGGAAAAGGACTAAAATGTATCTATTTACTTCTGAAGTTGTAAGTCCAGGTCATCCAGATAAATGTGCTGATATTATCGCTGACAGCATTGTTGATACTATTTTAACGCAAGATCCAAATGGACGCGTCGCAAGCGAAGTTTTTGTCGCTGGAAAAAATATAGTAATAGGTGGAGAGATAAACTCAAAGGTAAAACTCTCTTATAAAGACTACGAAAAGATCGTAAAAGATGCTCTTGCGCACATTGGATATGATGGAAAGAGCAACTTTACAAAAGAGCAGTGCTTGCACCCAGACGATATCGAGGTCAAAGTCTGCTTAAATCAACAAAGTCCAGATATAAATCAAGGCGTTGATCAAAGTGATGGCGAGATCGGAGCAGGTGATCAAGGCATCATGTTTGGCTTTGCGAGCTGCGAAGCGAAAGAATTTATGCCAGCAGCTATAACTTATGCAAGAATGCTTTGTGAAAAAGTCTATAAATTTGCCAAAGCAAACCCTGATAAGCTTGGTGTTGATATAAAAACGCAAGTTACGATTGATTACGGTAGTAAAGACAACTTTGAAAACTGCAAACCTCAAAGTATCCACACTATCGTCGTATCTGCTCCTTGCGTGGAGAGCATGAAGATAGAAGAGCTTCGCGCACTAATACAAAATTTAATAGACGAAACTGGCCTTCCAAAAGAGCTATATAATAAAGAAAAAACGATCATTTATATAAACCCAACAGGCAGATATGTAAACCACAGCTCGCTTCACGATAGTGGTCTAACAGGCAGAAAACTAATCGTCGATAGCTTTGGCGGATATAGCCCAATAGGCGGTGGCGCTCAGTCAAGCAAGGACTACACAAAGGTTGATCGCAGCGGACTTTACGCAGCGCGCTGGATAGCTAAAAATATCGTAGCAGCTGGCCTTGCTAAAAAATGTATCGTTCAGATAAGCTACGCTATCGGCGTTGCAAAGCCAACTTCAGTTAGTGTTGATACCATGGGAACTCACGCAAACAGCGTAAATGACGATATGCTTTCAAATTTTGTAAGCGAGCATTTTTCTCTAACTCCTCGCTGGATAACAAATAAATTTGGTCTTGATAAACCAAGCAAAGAGACATTTTTATATGCAAAAGTAGCTGCAAAAGGTCAAGTGGGAAATGCAAAATATCCTTGGGAAAAGCTTGATGCGGTTGATACTTTCAAGGCTTTACTAAAAAAATAATCAAAAAAGTGGCTTTATTTAAAAAGCCACTTTAAATTTCTTTTATAACTCATCCCAAAATGCTTTTTTAGGCTTTATAATCTCGCTTTTTGAGGCATTTACGCTGTGATAGACCGCTTTATTATATTTTGTGGCAAGGTGTTTTATTAATAGTCTTTGAAGCACAGGTTCGCTACTTGGCACAAACCAGCCGTTGTTTGTGATGGCCACGACCACGTCAAATTCGCCCCTATAAAGCTCCTCTCTTGTTGCCTCGTAGCAGATAGCGTTTCTGATTTTAACTTCATCTATCTCATAGTCGCTAAAATTTTCAGCCTTTTTAAAGTCGCTAGCCCCACCAAAAAATAGCTTATTTACCGCATCTTGCATAAATTTTGGCAAAGGAATTTCTTCTCCAAATGGCACTAAAAATTTCTTATCCATTCGCCTAAGAGTGCCGTCTTGAAACAAAAATGCAGAGTTATAAATTTGTTTATTTTCATAGGCAAGTGCGCCAGCTACGATGGTTATCTTTTTTGAAAGCTCTTTTAGCTCATCAACAAGCAGTGGCTCATTTGTCATAAATAGTGGAAACGCACTCTCTGGAAGTACGATGAGGCGTTTTTGCTCGGCTATGGCGCTGCTTATCAAGTCTAAATTTTCATTTGTAAATTTCATGCGCAAGCTTTTATCCCAGCGCACCCTTTGAGCGACATCGGTGTTTATTAGCTCCACGTCAAATGGCAGAGTCTTTGCCTCGCTACTTTTAAACTGCAAAGCGGCGATCAGGCAGATAAAAGCTAGGATAAATTTAAAAATTTTGCCTTTTAAACTCAAAAAAATAGCTGCTAAAAAAACAAATATAAGCCCTCTAGTATTTGGCTCAAAAGCGCCCAAAACAAGCGTTGCTTCAAGGTTAAACCAGTTAAAGCCAAATGGGTGCACGTAGCTTATTAAAAATAACAAAACAGCTCTTAGTGCTATAAAGCTTGGGAAAGAGGCTATCCAAAATAAAAGTCCATAAACAAGGGCTACAAAGAGGACGACAAATGGTATAAGCCAGACTAGTTCGTAGTAGATAAAGCTAAAGCCGATCCAGTAAAACCACAAAATTCCAGTGAAAAATCCAGCCGTGAAAAATCCAGCCCTGCTTAAATTTATGATGACGTAAATTCCAGCTAACGTAAGAAAAGGTGAGATGAAATTTAAAATTTGATTTTCTGCCATAGCTAAAAAAATGAAATTAGAAAGCAAAAAAGCACCGACAAAGGCTTTTATTATAATTTTAGTGCTAAAATGTCCGTTTAAAAATCTTACAAATAAGGAAATCCATGCAAAACGCTGATTTTTTAACATCATTACTACCTCTTGTTGTGCTTTTCGCCATATTTTACTTTTTGGTTATCAGACCTCAACAAAAACAACAAAAAGCCCATGCAGCGATGCTTGCAGCTCTTGATAAAGGCGATAAGATAATAACTAATGGCGGACTTATATGCGAAGTGATTAAGGCCGAAAGCGATTTTATCAAAGTTAAACTTAACGATGATGTAATCGTTCGTATAGCACGCGAGTTTGTAGCTAAAAAGATCGAAGATAAATAATGCGTAACGCAAGAGTTACATA
Protein-coding regions in this window:
- the metK gene encoding methionine adenosyltransferase codes for the protein MYLFTSEVVSPGHPDKCADIIADSIVDTILTQDPNGRVASEVFVAGKNIVIGGEINSKVKLSYKDYEKIVKDALAHIGYDGKSNFTKEQCLHPDDIEVKVCLNQQSPDINQGVDQSDGEIGAGDQGIMFGFASCEAKEFMPAAITYARMLCEKVYKFAKANPDKLGVDIKTQVTIDYGSKDNFENCKPQSIHTIVVSAPCVESMKIEELRALIQNLIDETGLPKELYNKEKTIIYINPTGRYVNHSSLHDSGLTGRKLIVDSFGGYSPIGGGAQSSKDYTKVDRSGLYAARWIAKNIVAAGLAKKCIVQISYAIGVAKPTSVSVDTMGTHANSVNDDMLSNFVSEHFSLTPRWITNKFGLDKPSKETFLYAKVAAKGQVGNAKYPWEKLDAVDTFKALLKK
- the yajC gene encoding preprotein translocase subunit YajC, which translates into the protein MQNADFLTSLLPLVVLFAIFYFLVIRPQQKQQKAHAAMLAALDKGDKIITNGGLICEVIKAESDFIKVKLNDDVIVRIAREFVAKKIEDK
- the sstT gene encoding serine/threonine transporter SstT — encoded protein: MNMFKNIARRYADGNLIVQILVGIILGALVGFYTHYQAAPYNQISAKIQTIQKESGLSVDEVIKTRLSQDEAKQLDEAKEKASSADSIAASASVLGDLFKGALKAIAPILVFVLVATSIILKDFGHTKGMQKIITLYLVGTFLAAVVAVIASFLFPIEIPLKGLQSADMSAPQGITNVLKDLIYKMVENPITALANGNYIGIITWAIGGGIAMRYATPETKKVFKDISDGVTHIVKFIIRLAPFGIFGMVAISIHDTGFETLAGYLKLILVLVGAMLVVAFIVYPAMVFALTRKNPYPLVMICLKESAISAFFTRSSAANIPVNMALCKKLNLKEELYSISIPLGATINMGGAAVTISILALTAVNSIPSITVTFGDALLLCFISALGACGASGVAGGSLLLVPLACGLFGIGNDIAMQFVTVGFTIGVIQDSVETALNSSSDVLFTAVASETSN
- a CDS encoding apolipoprotein N-acyltransferase, encoding MLKNQRFAWISLFVRFLNGHFSTKIIIKAFVGAFLLSNFIFLAMAENQILNFISPFLTLAGIYVIINLSRAGFFTAGFFTGILWFYWIGFSFIYYELVWLIPFVVLFVALVYGLLFWIASFPSFIALRAVLLFLISYVHPFGFNWFNLEATLVLGAFEPNTRGLIFVFLAAIFLSLKGKIFKFILAFICLIAALQFKSSEAKTLPFDVELINTDVAQRVRWDKSLRMKFTNENLDLISSAIAEQKRLIVLPESAFPLFMTNEPLLVDELKELSKKITIVAGALAYENKQIYNSAFLFQDGTLRRMDKKFLVPFGEEIPLPKFMQDAVNKLFFGGASDFKKAENFSDYEIDEVKIRNAICYEATREELYRGEFDVVVAITNNGWFVPSSEPVLQRLLIKHLATKYNKAVYHSVNASKSEIIKPKKAFWDEL